DNA from Bradyrhizobium diazoefficiens USDA 110:
CGCGAGCTTGACCCGGGCATCCCACTCGGCCGGTTCGATGCCGCGCGGCGCGGCTTGCGGCTCTCTCGCTGACATCGCATTCACGGCGTCTTCTCCTGCGCGATGGAGGATTGGAACGACTTCATGCTTTCCTCCTCGATCGCATCGAGCAGCGTGCGCTTGAGGCGCACGAATTCGGGGGAGGTGACGATTTCGGGCCGGCGCGGGCGGGGCAGGTCGACGACCTGTTCGAGCTTCACCGAGCCGGGACGCGCGGTCATCACCAGCACGCGGTCGCCGAGGAAGATCGCCTCGTCGACGTCATGGGTGATGAAGAGAATGGTGCGGCGGTATTTCTGCCAGACGTCGAGCAGCCAGCGCTGCATCATCGCCCGCGTCAGCGCATCGAGCGCGCCGAACGGCTCGTCCAGCAGCATCAGGTCGCGTTCGAACAGGAAGGTGCGCATCAGGGCGACGCGCTGGCGCATGCCGCCCGACAATTGGTTGGGATATTGCTTCTCGAAGCCGGCGAGCCCGAACTCGGGCAGCATCTTCAGCGCCTTTGCGCGCGCCTGCTCGCGCGGCATGCCCTCGACCTCGAGCGCGAGGATGGCGTTGTCGACGACATTGCGCCAGGGAAACAGCAGGTCGCGCTGCGGCATGAAGGAGACGCGGCCGAGCAGGTCGGCGGCGTGGCAGCTCTTGCCTTCGAAGCGCAGGATGCCGCCGGCGTCGGGCTCTTCCAGGCCGGCGACAATATTAAAGAGGGTGCTCTTGCCGCAGCCGCTCGGGCCGACGACGGTGACGAACTCGCCGGGGGCGACGCTCGCCTGAAGTCCGGACAGTGCCGCAACGGAGCCGAAGGTCTTGTCGATCGCGCGCAGCTCGAGCAGCGGCCCAGGCTTCGGGTGAGCCTGAGGGGCCTCGATGGCCGGTCCGGGATCGGGGAGGCGGGCAGCCTGCACCGGGATGTCCTTGTATAATGGCGGCGGCCATTCGCATACGAAAGCGGACCGCGTCGAAATCTCTTAGCAACT
Protein-coding regions in this window:
- a CDS encoding ABC transporter ATP-binding protein; amino-acid sequence: MQAARLPDPGPAIEAPQAHPKPGPLLELRAIDKTFGSVAALSGLQASVAPGEFVTVVGPSGCGKSTLFNIVAGLEEPDAGGILRFEGKSCHAADLLGRVSFMPQRDLLFPWRNVVDNAILALEVEGMPREQARAKALKMLPEFGLAGFEKQYPNQLSGGMRQRVALMRTFLFERDLMLLDEPFGALDALTRAMMQRWLLDVWQKYRRTILFITHDVDEAIFLGDRVLVMTARPGSVKLEQVVDLPRPRRPEIVTSPEFVRLKRTLLDAIEEESMKSFQSSIAQEKTP